Below is a genomic region from Candidatus Hydrogenedentota bacterium.
ACGGCGAAGAAGGCGGCGCGGGAATTGGGCCAGGGCTGGAAGGTGAACCCCTACGTCCACATCGAGCCGGGCCAGACCTTCACGCTCGGCGAGATTCAGGGGTCGGGCGTGATCAACCACATCTGGATGACGCCGGTGGGCGACTACCGGCTCATGATCCTGCGCTTCTACTGGGACGGCGAGGAGCAGCCGTCGGTGGAGGTGCCCGCGGGCGACTTCTTCACGGCGGGCTGGGGCATGGGCAACGAGCCGCGGGTGACGTCGCTGGCCATGTGCGTGAACCCGCGCAGCGGCCTGAATTCCTACTGGCAGATGCCCTTCCGCAAGTCGTGCAAGGTGACGATGGAGAACCTGGCCGAGAAGCGGGCGACGATCTACTACCAGATGGACTATTCCCTGGAGGCGGTGCCCGGGAACGCGGCGTACTTCCACGCCCAGTTCCGCCGGGTGAACCCCCTGCCGTACAAGGACGTCTACACCATCCTCGACGGCGTCAAGGGGGCGGGGATGTATGTCGGCACCTATCTGGCCCACGGCGCCAACAGTGAAGGCTGGTGGGGCGAGGGCGAGATCAAGTTCTATATGGACGGCGACACGGACTTCCCGACGATCTGCGGCACGGGTGAGGAGGACTACTTCTGCGGCTCCTACGGCTATAACGACCGCAAGGAGAACGGCGTGGACGTGTATGACAGCTTCAGCAGTCCGTACACGGGGTTTCACCACATTCCGTACAAGGGCGAGCAGCGGCGTTTCGGCCAGTACCGCTGGCACATCACGGACCCCATCCGCTTCAAGAGCGACCTGCGCGTGACCATCCAGTCCCTCGGCTGGCAGAGCGAGGGGCGCTACCTGCCCCTGCAGGACGACCAGGCGTCGGTGGCTTACTGGTACCAGACGGAGCCGCACGCCCCCTTCCCCGCCCTGCCGGAGAAGGACAAGCTGGTGATCAAGGACTGAGGACGCCCCGGCGGGCGCGCACATTGGGAGAGGCGAATGGACAAGCGGAAGGTGCTCGTTTATCTGGTTGTTCCGGCGGCGGTGAGTCTGGCCCTGACGGTCCTGTACTTCTCCGGGAACATTGTGCTTCAGCGGCTGGTCTGCCCGAAACTGCCGCCGCTGTCGCCCGACGCGTGGCGGGAGTTCGGGCTGCTGGAGGGCCTGCAGAACCTGGTGCTGCTGGCGCTCGCGGGCGTGGCCTGCGCCGGGGCGCTGCGCAAGAAGCACGCCCTGGAGCGCGTGGCCTGGGCGGGGCTCGCCGCGTGCGCCCTGTTCGTTCTCGCGGAGGAGATTGACTACGGCACCCATGTGCGGGCGTATTTCTTCGACGGGAACGAGTTCCACTGGTTCCAGCCCATGCGCGAATGGCCGCCCGAACTGGTTGCGAAGATTGATCTCGAGTCGCAGCCGGTCAACATCCACAACCAGCCCGGGGTGAACAAGGCGTTCAAGAAGGCGGGCGACCTGCTGATCGGCGGGGTGTTTGTGCTGCTGCCGCTGCTGGCGATGCGGTTCCGCAACAAGTGGCTCCAGTACGCCGCGCCGGACAGGTACGCCATCCTGACGGTGATCGCCATTGTGCTCCTGCGGTCGCTCACCCACGCCCTCGGCAGCTGGGAGGAGTCCCAGGTGGGCACCCTGCGCGACCTGATGGAGGCGTTCCACGCGGGCCAGGCCGGGGACCACGCGGCGGCGCTGGCGACGGGCCGCGAGCCGGGCGCCATCAGCAGCAACCTGTCCGAGTTCCGTGAGCTGAACTTCTACTACCTGCTGCTGGTGTACTGCGCGGGGCTGGTGTTCTGCCGCCGCTCCCCCCTGGAGCCGGAGGACGTGTCCGGGGAGCCTTCTTCGGAGGCATGACCGGAATCCGCCGCCCAGCCGTCATTCCCGCGCACGCGGGAATCCATGTTGTGTCAGCAGGCTGCGCCACGCGCCGAAGGCATGGACCCCCGCGTTCGCGGGGGTGACGGGTGGGGCGGACGCTTGAGGGCTTTGGCAGGTCGTGGCATCGGGTTGGCCGTATTCAGACACGCTCTGAACGGTGGTACAGATAGACCGCCGCCAGCGCGGCGGCGGTCAGAAAATGCCACAGGACATGGCCCTGCAGCCAGGTGTCCGGCCCCGTGAAGCGGCGGTCTATGTCAAGCTGCCGGAACAGGTACGCCAGCACGAGGCAGACCGCCGCGGCGGCCATCCACCGGAACTGCATGGCCCCCCCCATGTGGAGAAGACGGTCCGCTACGGCCAGCACGGTGACCGTGAGGATCAGCGCGGGCAGCACCGTTCCCGAGGACATGGACCACTTGTACACGTAGAGCAGGGCGCAGGCGACAACGGCGGCGGCGACCCAGAGCGGCCACGCGGGCAGGAAGCGGTCCAGGTGCAGGGCGATGAGCACGACGACGGGGGAGTACATGGCGGCCACGTCGAGCTGCTGTCCCCAGTGGGTCAGGGAGGCGTGGAAGAGGCCGCTGCCGAAGCCCAGATAGCAGCAGGCGACGCCGTAGAGGATGCCCAGGGCGGGCCGCCGCCGCAGGTGCCCCTCCCCTGCCCGGTCCTTCCGGCGCAGGTCATTCACGCCGAGGACGACGGCGTAGAGCCCGACCAGCACATAGGCCAGGTTGGACCAGGTGTTGGCGCGGGTGCGGTAGACGCTTTCCACGTACAGCCGCTCGCCGTAGGCCTGCTTGCGGAGCTCGTTGCTCTCGCGCCAGCCCTCCCACACGTTGACGTCCCCGTAGGCGAGGAAGACCGCGACCACCGCGAGGGTGGCGGCGGCGAAGAGGCCCAGCGCCCAGCAGTGAACGGGAAAGGGCGTCCGCCACGGGCGGTCGGGGTTTTCCGGCATGGGTTATTTTCCCGTGTCGAGGGCGTTCACGCGCGCGCAGGCGTCCTTGAGGAAGCCGGCCAACTCCTCCAGCCCCTGGGTGTGCTTCGTGTCCAGCCAGACGTCCACCATCTCCTTCGCCATCCACGGGGCCACGATCATGGCCCCCAGGGTGATGACGTTGGCGTCGTTGATGGCGCGGGCCATCTTCGCGGAGAAGACCGACTCCACGCAGACCGCGCTCACGCCCTTGAACTTGTTGGCGACGATGCACATGCCCGCGCCGGTGCCGCAGAAGAGGACGGCCCGCTCCGCCTTTCCCTCCTGGAGCAGTTTGGCGGCGAGGGGCGCGGCGTCGTAATAGGGCATGTCCCTGCCCTTGACGGCCCCCACGTCCGCCACCGTGAAGCCCCGCTTCTCCAGGTGCTCCTTGACGGCGTCCTTGAGGTCCACGGCGAAGGGGTCGGCGGCTAAGACGATGTTCATGGTGCGCTCCTCGCTGGCGTTGGCGTTCCGGGGA
It encodes:
- a CDS encoding DUF2961 domain-containing protein, with translation MSARNLSFLLPLLALSAPGAMAQGVGGLDGLYVLKDAETRSISPENFTGEKGKGGMATLEEGTAKKAARELGQGWKVNPYVHIEPGQTFTLGEIQGSGVINHIWMTPVGDYRLMILRFYWDGEEQPSVEVPAGDFFTAGWGMGNEPRVTSLAMCVNPRSGLNSYWQMPFRKSCKVTMENLAEKRATIYYQMDYSLEAVPGNAAYFHAQFRRVNPLPYKDVYTILDGVKGAGMYVGTYLAHGANSEGWWGEGEIKFYMDGDTDFPTICGTGEEDYFCGSYGYNDRKENGVDVYDSFSSPYTGFHHIPYKGEQRRFGQYRWHITDPIRFKSDLRVTIQSLGWQSEGRYLPLQDDQASVAYWYQTEPHAPFPALPEKDKLVIKD
- a CDS encoding RpiB/LacA/LacB family sugar-phosphate isomerase, producing MNIVLAADPFAVDLKDAVKEHLEKRGFTVADVGAVKGRDMPYYDAAPLAAKLLQEGKAERAVLFCGTGAGMCIVANKFKGVSAVCVESVFSAKMARAINDANVITLGAMIVAPWMAKEMVDVWLDTKHTQGLEELAGFLKDACARVNALDTGK